In Aureibaculum algae, the following are encoded in one genomic region:
- a CDS encoding DUF1801 domain-containing protein encodes MKLTTNPKTKEVFNAYPPEVQQQMNQLRALIIEAASEIEGLENLEETLKWGEPSYLSKIGSTVRIDWKTKTPEQFAIYFKCTSKLVTTFKTIYKDTFEFEGNRAIVFKLNDNIPETELKHCISMALTYHKIKHLPLLGA; translated from the coding sequence ATGAAATTAACCACTAACCCAAAAACTAAAGAAGTTTTTAACGCTTATCCACCAGAGGTTCAACAACAAATGAATCAATTAAGAGCTCTAATTATAGAAGCTGCTTCCGAAATTGAAGGCCTTGAAAATTTAGAAGAAACTTTAAAATGGGGAGAACCTAGTTATCTATCCAAAATCGGCAGTACTGTTAGAATCGATTGGAAGACTAAAACACCAGAACAATTTGCCATTTACTTCAAATGCACTTCTAAATTAGTAACTACTTTTAAAACAATTTATAAAGACACATTTGAATTTGAAGGGAATAGAGCCATTGTTTTTAAACTTAATGACAACATCCCTGAAACCGAATTAAAGCACTGTATTTCAATGGCTTTAACATACCATAAGATTAAGCATTTACCCCTACTTGGGGCTTAA
- a CDS encoding YhdH/YhfP family quinone oxidoreductase, giving the protein MNKQSKYKAFRVEEKDGNYISSIKEIPFTPLEKGELLIKVHYSSLNYKDALSSIGNKGVTRNYPHTPGVDAAGTIVSSESNKFKVSDQVIVTSYDLGMNTDGGFAQYVKVPEDWVVKLPENLTMKEAMTIGTAGLTAGMSVLRLSEIVKPEDGPIIVSGATGGVGSLSITILKKLGYKTVAITSKETEIEFLKKLGADEIVLRKDFEKMDKKPLLKSRFAGGIDTVGGVILENIIKSTHPMGVVTCCGNVASPKLDLTVFPFILRGVTLIGIDSQNYPMTYREKVWNKLSKEWKNDQLTEAADEISLNELNEKIALILKGKLKGRTLVTLEV; this is encoded by the coding sequence ATGAACAAGCAATCAAAATACAAAGCCTTTAGAGTAGAAGAGAAAGACGGAAACTATATTTCTTCAATTAAAGAAATACCTTTTACGCCCTTGGAAAAAGGTGAATTACTGATAAAAGTACACTACAGTTCTTTAAACTACAAAGATGCGTTGTCTAGTATTGGTAATAAAGGCGTAACGCGAAATTATCCGCATACCCCAGGAGTTGATGCGGCCGGTACAATAGTGTCATCCGAATCTAATAAATTTAAAGTATCAGACCAAGTTATTGTCACCAGTTACGATTTAGGAATGAATACAGATGGTGGCTTTGCTCAATATGTTAAAGTACCAGAAGATTGGGTGGTAAAGCTACCCGAAAATCTAACCATGAAGGAAGCAATGACTATTGGAACGGCAGGATTAACCGCAGGAATGTCAGTATTAAGATTAAGCGAAATAGTTAAGCCCGAAGATGGACCGATCATAGTTTCAGGTGCTACCGGAGGTGTAGGTTCATTAAGCATCACTATATTAAAAAAACTGGGCTATAAAACTGTGGCAATTACAAGTAAAGAAACTGAAATTGAATTTTTAAAGAAACTTGGAGCTGATGAAATTGTATTGCGAAAAGATTTTGAAAAAATGGACAAAAAGCCTCTTTTAAAGTCACGTTTTGCTGGAGGTATTGATACCGTAGGTGGTGTGATTCTAGAAAACATCATTAAATCTACACATCCAATGGGTGTTGTAACTTGCTGCGGAAATGTGGCTTCTCCAAAGCTTGATTTAACCGTTTTTCCTTTTATTTTAAGAGGTGTTACGTTAATTGGTATAGACTCTCAAAACTACCCAATGACCTACAGAGAAAAAGTATGGAATAAGTTATCTAAGGAATGGAAAAATGACCAATTAACCGAAGCTGCTGATGAAATATCTTTAAATGAATTAAATGAAAAGATTGCTTTAATATTAAAAGGAAAATTAAAAGGAAGAACCTTGGTTACATTAGAAGTATAA